The window AAACTACGGGCATAAGCAACAGGCTTAGGAGAGCAATATAATCGAGTAATATATTCAATCGTAAATAATAGAGTGAACAGCCATTCTGCATATAATAACGTTTCAGGAAATCGTGTTTCTACTGCTGAGACTGACGATAAAATGAGTATGGCTTCAGAGCTTAATATCGCAATGATTAAGGCTATATCGAAGTTTTGACCAGCTCGCGTACTAGTACCAAAAATGACTTGATATATTTTTTGTCGTTGAGTAAGTGTGGCCATGGTCATTCTTCACTAAGCGTTAAAAAAAATGATGTTTTATGACGAAAGGCTATTTATCGCCTACGGTAATGCATCATTAAAAATAGGAGGTTATTATAGTATAATGAATAAGTTAGAATTCACCAGATACAAAAAGGACTACGCTAATCGGTAGCCCTTTTTTGAATCAATGTCAGACTATTCAGCGCCTGTACTGCACGAACTATTAACTTAAGCCTGGAAACAGTGCTCTTAAGCCTGTTGCGATAAACTCAATGCCTAAAGCCGCTAATATTAAGCCCATAATACGGGTAATAACGTTGATGCCCGTTTGGCCCAAGAAGCGGACAATAATGGGTGCAGCTCTAAACAACATCCAACAGCAGAATGCAAACGTGATAATTGTTGCTGCAATACCAAGCGTATTAGGGATTCCAGGAAAGCGAGATCCGTATACTATCGTTGAACTAATCGCACCAGGACCTGCCATTAACGGCATGGCGAGGGGGACGACGCCAATTTGCTCCCGGCTAGCGGATTCTGATTTTTCTTGCTTATTCTGTTTATCTTCACCGAGCTTACCACTCATCATTGAGAAGGCTATTGATAGTAATAATAAGCCGCCAGCTACCCGAAAGGAATCGAGCGAAATACTGAACATATCAAGTAGAAATTGCCCCGCAAGTAAAGACACGGTCAAAATAACGGTGACAGCTATATTAGCAGTAAGCGCGGTTTTATTTCTTTCTTCAGGGCCCATATGAGCCGTTAAAGTAACGAAAATCGGCATGATGCCTATAGGGTTTACCGCCGCAATTAAACCGACGAAAAATTGTAAAAAAATGGCGAATTCTAGTGACTGCATTGTTTGACCATCAGACAAACGTTAATAAAAAAGAAGCGTACTTCTTGCTCATGATTTGCATTCCCTGTATGCATTCATTCTGGTTTAAAAACAGCTAATTGAAGGCATAAGACACGAGAACATAAGGGGAGGATAGGAAATGAGCCATTATTGTCTAATGATGACTTATCCGAGTCCCTGCCAATCAGCGACACTTTAAGCTAAAGAAGATAGATCCACCAATTAAAAATTGTTATGTCTAACAATAAACATTCTAATGATTTCGTTCGTTGTTAATAAGCTGTAAACTCAGTGCAGGCTGTATTGCTCTAAGTGGGTAATCTTCGTGCTAGTAAGTTATGAAACAAAGTTTAATCACTCAGAGATTTAAAATGTGATTGTTATCACAACTGATAACGTTTTTTACATACTATGTATAAATATTACGTAATATTTCCGCAAGTTTTGATGGTTTATTTTGTTTCACTTACTTTTAAAAAGGTTATAGGTCGTATTTTTGACTGTAACTTATTGATTTAGTCTCTTTGAGATCAAAAGTTGACAAAAATTACTCCTTTCGGATTACAACTGATCTAAATCAAATTAATTCGCAGTGTGAAATTTTATAATCAGTTTTGAAAGCAATTTACTAAGTATGTGTGTTGCGGGATTGTTGAAATGATAAGTTTCCGTCCAGCCGCCTTAAAGGATTTAAGACGTATCCTTACTAAAGAATTTTCAATATTAAGTTAGGAGTTAACT is drawn from Photobacterium profundum SS9 and contains these coding sequences:
- a CDS encoding YchE family NAAT transporter, whose translation is MQSLEFAIFLQFFVGLIAAVNPIGIMPIFVTLTAHMGPEERNKTALTANIAVTVILTVSLLAGQFLLDMFSISLDSFRVAGGLLLLSIAFSMMSGKLGEDKQNKQEKSESASREQIGVVPLAMPLMAGPGAISSTIVYGSRFPGIPNTLGIAATIITFAFCCWMLFRAAPIIVRFLGQTGINVITRIMGLILAALGIEFIATGLRALFPGLS